The region AAGCGGTTACGGTCGAGGGTGAACAACCGGGTGCTCATGGCCACGCGCGGGAAAGCTTCCTGCATCGAGGCCAGGCATTCCCAGTGCACGCTGCAATCGAAGCCGTCCAGCAGACCGGCGCAGGCCAAGGCCCAACTGCCGGTGCAGACCGCGCCGAGGCGACGGGACTGACGGGCCTGGCTTTGCAGCCACGACACGTGTTCGCGGGTCACGGTGCGCTGGATACCGATACCGCCACAGACGATGATGGTGTCCAGGGCCGGCGCTTTGTGCATGGAGCAATCGGGGGTGATCTGCAGACCGTCACTGGCCCAGACCTGGCCGCCGTCGACGGTGAGTGTGGTCCAGCGATACAGCTCGCGGCCGGACAATTGGTTGGCCATGCGCAGGGGTTCTACTGCGGAGGCCAGAGAAATCAGCGTGAAATTGTCCAGCAGCAAAAAGCCGATGGATTGAGGCGCACGGTTCTGGGGTTGAGCCCCGGAGTTGAACGTCGTCATCGCGGTATCTCCTCACACAAAGCGGGTGATGGCCTCAGGCGGAGGCTCTTGTTATTGCCATCGTTCTCGCGTGGGAGACGGGCTTTGTAATGACAGAGCAATTGCCATGCCTAAAGTTGAATGGTCATTCAATAACTCCTGAAAACGACGTCGCGGCGTGTCTATATAAGCCGTGCGCAGAATGGGGGTTATAAGTGCCATCAACGCGAGCAAATGCGCTGCGCCGCAGGCTGTGAGCAAATCGGTAGCACTTGTGGGAACAGGGGCTGCGACGTGCTGGAGAAGAGTGTCACCGCAAGCACAGGTGACAGGCGGTAATGGCCAACATGGATCCCGGATCCGGGGAAAGTGGCTTGTCTGATTACGACGCGCTAAAAGGTGGCGCGTTTTGGAGCGGGTGTTCACTTAGCGCGCAGTTTTGACTGGTCTTCTCTGGCAACAGGGATTTCTGTGGCGAGGGAGCTTGCTCCCGCTGGGGCGCGAAGCGGCCCTGAAACCTGCAACCCAGTTCTTTCAGATGAACCGCGCTGGCTGGCTTTGCGGCTGCTGCGCAGTCGAGCGGGAGCGAGCTCCCTCGCCACAGAAAATCACTTCACCAGTGAACCAAGTGGCCTCAACACTCCACCGCACTAACCGCCAACCCACCGCGCGATGTCTCTTTATATTTGTCATGCATGTCGGCACCGGTATCGCGCATGGTGCGGATCACCCGATCCAGCGAGATAAAGTGCTGACCATCACCACGCAACGCCATCTGCGCCGCGTTGATCGCTTTCACTGCGGCAATCGCATTGCGCTCGATGCATGGCACTTGCACCAGACCGCCGACCGGGTCGCAGGTCAGGCCAAGGTTGTGTTCCAGACCGATTTCCGCCGCGTTGCACAACTGCTCAGGCGTAGCGCCAAGAATCTCCGCCAACCCGGCCGCCGCCATGGCGCACGCCGAGCCGACTTCACCCTGGCACCCGACTTCGGCCCCAGAGATCGATGCGTTCTTTTTGCAGAGAATCCCCACCGCGGCGGCACTGAGGAAATAGTCGACGACGTTGGCCTCGGTCACCACCTCGCTGAACTTCATAAAGTAGTGCAACACCGCCGGAATGATCCCCGCCGCGCCATTGGTCGGCGCCGTGACCATACGCCCGCCGGCCGCGTTCTCTTCGTTGACCGCCAGGGCGAACAGGTTGACCCATTCCATCGCGCTCAACGTCGAGCCGATCACGTTAGGCTTACCCAGCTCTTGCAGGCTGCGATGCAACTTGGCCGCCCGCCGACGCACATTCAATCCGCCGGGCAAGATGCCTTCGTGCTTGAGGCCCTGATCGACGCAATCCTGCATGGCGCGCCAGAGTTTCATCAGGCCGCTGCGGATTTCCTCTTCGCTGCGCCAGACCTTCTCGTTGGCCATCATCAACTCGGCCACGCGCAGATTGTGCTTCTGGCAGAGCTCAAGCAGCTCTACTGCACTGGAAAAGTCGTAGGGCAACACGGTGCGATCCAGGTCCACCACACCGCTGGAGGCTTGCGCCTCATCGACGACAAAACCGCCGCCAATCGAATAGTAGGTGTCACGGTGCAGTTCACCGTGATCGCCTTCTACAATTAAAGTCATGGCATTCGGGTGAAACGGCAGGTTCTCGTCGATCAGGCGCATGTCCCGAGCCCAAATGAATGGCACTGACAAGCGTCCGTCGAGCAACAAGGTGTGGGTTTCGCGCAGGCTCTCGATGCGGATACCGATTTGCGACGGGTCGATCGCGTCCGGCCACTCGCCCATCAGGCCCATGATCACGGCGTTATCGCTGCCGTGACCGATGCCGGTGGCCGACAACGAACCGTAAAGCTGAACTTCGACGCGTCTTACTTGTTCCAAAAGACCCTGCTCACGCAAACCTTGCACGAACAACGCCGCTGCCCGCATAGGCCCGACGGTGTGCGAACTGGAAGGGCCAATGCCGATTTTGAACAGGTCGAAAACGCTGATAGCCATTACTGCCGAACTCCTGGATGTGCCAACTCCGGACGCAAAAGCGCCCAGTGACGGAGCTGCTACGCTCAAGCTGCAATCCGCCGAGATGGCCGCATCATCAGGCTTTTGTCATGTCGTTCGACGTCTCACACCGACGCACTCATGTCCACCAACGCCGCGTGTCTTTTACGTAGCGCTTTCGCCGTTTTTTGCGGTTCAGAGGGGCAAACAGGGCTTAAAAAAGCTGTAAACGACGTCACTGACACTGGATGCGACCATCCCTGTACTGGTTACGACGCACCCTGTAGGCGTCAGATTTTCACTGGTACATGATCGTATCGACTCGATTGCAAGGCGCCGTGGTAGAGCTGTCTCCAAAACGCCATCCAACCGCAACCCATAAGTGCGGTGGTCCAATCGGAACACTGCCAAAAAAACACAAAGGAGTCCACCCATGAAAGGTTCCCCGTCGTTGTTGTTGGCCGCCATGCTGAGTCTGCCGTTACTGGCTCAAGCCGCAGAACCCGCTCAATGCAGCACCGTAAACTTCTCTGATGTCGGCTGGACCGACATCACCGCCACCACCGCAACCACCAGCGTTGTACTCGACGCCCTGGGTTACAAAACCAAGACCACCATGATTTCCGTGCCCGTGACCTACAAGTCCCTGGCCGACGGCAAGAACATGGACGTGTTCCTCGGTAACTGGATGCCGACCATGGAAAACGACATCAAGGCCTACCGCGATGCCGGTAGCGTTGACGTCGTTCGCACCAACCTCGTCGGCGCCAAGTACACCCTCGCCGTGCCGCAGGCGCTGTACGACAAAGGGCTGCATGACTTCGCCGACATCGCCAAATTCAAGAAAGAACTCGACGGCAAGATCTACGGCATCGAACCGGGTAACGACGGTAACCGCCTGATCCAGACCATGATCGACAAGAACGCCTTCGGCCTCAAAGACGCTGGCTTCAAAGTCGTCGAGTCCAGCGAAGCGGGGATGCTGTCGCAGGTCGACCGCGCCCAGAAACGCGATACCGCCGTGGTCTTCCTCGGCTGGGCACCGCACCCGATGAACAAGCGCTTCAAGATTCAATACCTGACCGGTGGCGATGACTTCTTTGGCCCGGACTTCGGTGCGGCCACGGTGGCCACTAACACCCGCAAGGGCTACGTCCAGGAATGCAGCAACGTCGGCACTCTGCTGAAGAACCTGGAATTTACCGTGGACATGGAAAGCTCGCTGATGGGCAACATCCTGGACGACAAGATGAAGCCTGACGCAGCTGCCAAGGCCTGGCTGAAAAAGAATCCAAAGGTGCTTGATACCTGGCTCGCTGGCGTGACCACCATTGACGGTAAACCAGGCCTGGAGGCCGTGAAAGCCAAGCTCGCGCAGTAATCGCTTACGCCGGGCGAGTTCGCTCGCCCGGGCTGTTTATTTCCTTGCATGCGGACGTTCACTACCATGCTGATTGATCAGAAAATCCCCTTAGGCCAGTACATCGCGAGCTTCGTTGAATGGTTGACGCAACACGGCGCCAGCACATTCGACGCGATCGCCGTGACACTGGAAACGATGATCCACGGCGTGACGTTCGCGTTGACCTGGTTCAACCCGTTTGCATTGATCGGCCTCATCGCACTACTGGCCCACTTCATTCAACGAAAGTGGGGACTGACCGTTTTCGTCATCCTCTCCTTTCTGCTGATCCTCAATCTGGGGTACTGGCAGGAAACCATGGAAACCCTGGCCCAGGTGCTGTTTGCCACCTTCGTCTGCGTGATCATCGGCGTGCCGTTGGGCATCGTCGCCGCGCACAAACCGATGTTCTACACACTGATGCGTCCGGTGCTCGATCTGATGCAGACCGTGCCGACCTTCGTGTACCTCATTCCGACCCTGACCCTCTTCGGGCTGGGCGTGGTCCCGGGTCTGATCTCGACGGTAGTGTTCGCGATTGCCGCGCCTATCCGCCTGACCTACCTGGGTATCCGTGATGTTCCCGCAGAACTGATGGACGCCGGCAAAGCCTTTGGCTGCTCGCGCCGTCAACTGCTCTCTCGTATCGAACTGCCCCACGCGATGCCAAGCATTGCGGCCGGTATCACCCAGTGCATCATGCTGTCGTTGTCGATGGTGGTGATCGCGGCACTGGTGGGCGCCGATGGCCTGGGCAAACCCGTGGTCAACGCACTGAACACCGCCGATATCGCCCTGGGCTTCGAAGCCGGGTTGGCAATCGTACTGCTGGCGATCATGCTCGACCGTATCTGCAAACAACCCGACGCTAAAGTAGGGGGTGACGCATGAGCATTATTCGCTTCGAAGACGTCGACGTCGTCTTCTCCAAAGACCCGCGCGAGGCGCTCAAGCTCCTCGATCAGGGCATGACCCGCGACCAGATCCTGAAAAAACCGGCCAGATCGTCGGTGTTGAAAAAGCCAGCCTGGACATCGAAAAAGGCGAAATCTGCGTGCTGATGGGCCTGTCCGGCTCCGGCAAATCCAGCCTGCTGCGTTGCATCAACGGTCTCAACACCGTCAGCCGTGGCAAGTTGTTCGTCGAGCACGAAGGCAAGCAGATCGATATCGCTTCCTGTACCCCGGCAGAACTGAAAATGATGCGCACCAAGCGCATCGCGATGGTGTTCCAGAAGTTCGCCCTGATGCCTTGGCTGACGGTGCGCGAGAACATCAGTTTCGGTCTGGAAATGCAGGGTCGTCCTGAGAAAGAACGGCGTAAATTGGTGGACGACAAGCTTGAGCTGGTGGGCCTGACCCAGTGGCGCAACAAGAAGCCCGACGAGCTCTCCGGCGGTATGCAGCAACGTGTCGGCCTGGCCCGTGCACTGGCGATGGACGCCGATATTCTGCTCATGGACGAACCGTTCTCGGCCCTCGACCCGCTGATCCGCCAAGGCCTGCAAGACGAATTGCTGGAACTGCAAAGCAAGCTCAACAAGACCATCGTTTTCGTCAGCCACGACCTTGATGAAGCGCTGAAACTCGGCAGCCGTATCGCCATCATGAAAGACGGCCGCATCGTGCAGTACAGCGTGCCGGAAGAAATCGTGCTGAACCCTGCGGACGATTACGTGCGGACCTTCGTGGCCCACACCAACCCGTTGAACGTGCTGTGCGGTCGCAGCCTGATGCGCACCCTCGACAACTGCAAACGCATCAACGGTTCGGTGTGCCTCGATCCGGGCGGCGATTCGTGGCTGGACCTGGCCGAAGGCAACACCATCAAGGGCGCACGCCAGAACGGTGCCAGCCTGGACCTGCAGAACTGGGCGCCGGGGCAAGCGGTTGAAGCCTTGGGTCGTCGGCCAACGCTGGTGGACTCCAACATCGGCATGCGTGATGCGCTGCAGATTCGTTACCAGACCGGCAACAAACTGGTGCTGCACGACAACAACAAAGTGGTGGGGATTCTGGGCGACAGCGAGCTGTACCACGCGCTGCTCGGCAAGAACCTGGGCTAAGGCAACAGACACAAAAACGCCGCGAGAGGATCGCGGCGTTTTTGTTAGTACAGATATTTGGCTGTAAACACGGACCACTGTGGCGAGGGGGCTTGCCCCGTTGGGTCGCGCAGCGGCCCCATAGCCAGATAATACGGTCGTTCAGATACACCGCATTATCCGGATTTACGACTGCTTCGCAGCCGAACGGGGTGATGCGGCGTTCCGACAAGCCCCCTCGCCACAATAGAGCCGCGGTGCATTCACTGCACCGCAGACCTCAAGTCTCAGCTATAGACACGGCCAAGGAGCTGCCGATGGCTTTCAAACTGATCGAGCACGTCACGGGTGATCTGATCCTGAGCGAAGCCCATCAAGTCGTAGTCCTGGCTGCCGTTGTGCAGGTACACCTCGGCGCGGTAGTAACGTGCACGCGGTTCATCGGCACTATGCGCCGGCACCGTCTCGCTCGCTGCTGCCAAGTAACCGTCCAGGCTGACTTCGTAGACAAAAGGGTTGCCCTCTTCCATCTCGATCCGCAGGCCCATGCAACGCTTGGACTTGCCCAGCAACGTTTGCACGTCCAGGCCCTGAGCACGCAATTGCACCGCGGCATCTTCCAGCGCCGGGCTGACTTGCTTGTCCATGAAACGCTGAACGATCGACTGGTTCGGTTGCAGGTCCAGCTGAGTCAAACGCTCACTGAAACCACGACGACCGCGCGCGGCCAACTCCGCTTGCTCCTGCTCGATCTGCACGTCCTGGCGCATCGCCTTGTGCAAGCCGAACATAAAGAACACCAGCACCACCGAGAACGGCAGACCGGCCAGCACCACCATGGTTTGCATGGCTTCGAAGTTACCGGCGAACAACAGGCCGATGGTCACCAGGGTAATCACCGCCGACCAGAAGATCCGCAGCCAGTGCGGGGCATCTTCATCAACGTTGCCGCCCTTGCAGGAAAGGTTGGCCATCATCACCGCGCCGGAATCCGCCGGGGTCAGGAACAACACGAAACCAACAAAAATCGACACGCCGATGACGATTTTCGAGGCCGGGTAATGCTCAAGCAATTGGTAGATCGCCATGGACGGCTGTTCGAGTGCCGTCTTCCCGAGCTCCACCGCCCCATGGTTCATCACCAGGTCCAGGGCCGAGTTACCGAAGATCGACAACCACGCCAGGGTGAAACCCAGCGGGATCAGCAGCACACCAGCAACCAGTTCACGCACCGTGCGACCACGGGAAATACGCGCGATAAACATGCCGACAAATGGGGCCCAGGAAATCCACCAGGCCCAGTAGAACAGGGTCCACAGGCCCATCCAGCGTTCGGTCTTGTCGGCGCTGCCTTCGTACACATAGAGATCGAAGGTTTTCAGCACGATACCGTTCAGGTAGTCACCGATGTTCTGCACGAAGCCGTTGAGCAGGTGCAGCGTGGGGCCGAACAGCAGCACGAAAATCAGCAGACCGCTGAACAGCACGATGTTCAGGTTGGACAGACGACGGATGCCGTTTTCCACACCGGACACGGCAGCAATGGTCGCCACGGTGCTCATCACGATGATCACGATCAACAGGTTGGTGTTGCTGTGTTCCATGCCGAACAGATTTTCAAGGCCCGACGACACTTGCAGCGAACCAATCCCCAGGTTCGTCACCAGCCCCAGCAGGGTTACGAACATGCCGAAGCCGTCCACCGCATGACCAGCCGCGCCTTTGACCCAACGCTCGCCCACCAGCGGATACAGCGCCGAACGCAACGCCAGCGGCTGGTTATGACGGTAAGCAAAGTAAGCAACGGCCAGACCGACCAATGCGTAGATCGCCCAGCCGTGCAGGCCCCAGTGCAGGAATGTCAGTTGCACTGCCTGACGGGCAGCCATGTTGCTGGCGGCCACGCCTTCCGGCGGGTTGAAGTAGTGGTCCAGCGGCTCGGACGCACCGAAGTACAGCAGCGAGATGCCGATACCCGAGGAGAACAGCATCCCCGCCCAGGCGCCGTAGCTGAAGTCCGGGGTGTCGTCCTTGCTGCCCAGTTTGAGCTTGCCGTAGGACGAAAACGCCAGGCCGACCACGAACACCAGGTAAGCAGCGATCACCACCATGTAGTACCAGCCGAAGCTGCGGGACAACCAGGCTTGGGCGATACCGAGCAATCTGCCGGCCTCTTGCGGGGCAATGATCAGAATGGCGGTCAACAACAGGATCAACGCGGTAGAGGTGTAGAACACCCAACCGTTGACCGTCACCTTCTCGGGTGGGGTCTTTATAAGAGAGGCAGAACTCATGGCACAGATGCTCCGGGCAGTGCGGGAGAAGAACACAAGGCAACGCGTTACCCGACCAATCGGTTAGTTGGCAGCCGACCGGCGGGTGATATAAAGACAGCCCGAAAAAAGCCCGAAGCCCCGGAGCGCCAGTGCGCGGGGGTTTCGAGCGTTTTCAGATGTCGTTTTTCCGCCAGCTACACGTAGGAAAAACCTGTAGGCAGCGACGAA is a window of Pseudomonas sp. 10S4 DNA encoding:
- a CDS encoding choline ABC transporter substrate-binding protein, which translates into the protein MKGSPSLLLAAMLSLPLLAQAAEPAQCSTVNFSDVGWTDITATTATTSVVLDALGYKTKTTMISVPVTYKSLADGKNMDVFLGNWMPTMENDIKAYRDAGSVDVVRTNLVGAKYTLAVPQALYDKGLHDFADIAKFKKELDGKIYGIEPGNDGNRLIQTMIDKNAFGLKDAGFKVVESSEAGMLSQVDRAQKRDTAVVFLGWAPHPMNKRFKIQYLTGGDDFFGPDFGAATVATNTRKGYVQECSNVGTLLKNLEFTVDMESSLMGNILDDKMKPDAAAKAWLKKNPKVLDTWLAGVTTIDGKPGLEAVKAKLAQ
- a CDS encoding L-serine ammonia-lyase, whose amino-acid sequence is MAISVFDLFKIGIGPSSSHTVGPMRAAALFVQGLREQGLLEQVRRVEVQLYGSLSATGIGHGSDNAVIMGLMGEWPDAIDPSQIGIRIESLRETHTLLLDGRLSVPFIWARDMRLIDENLPFHPNAMTLIVEGDHGELHRDTYYSIGGGFVVDEAQASSGVVDLDRTVLPYDFSSAVELLELCQKHNLRVAELMMANEKVWRSEEEIRSGLMKLWRAMQDCVDQGLKHEGILPGGLNVRRRAAKLHRSLQELGKPNVIGSTLSAMEWVNLFALAVNEENAAGGRMVTAPTNGAAGIIPAVLHYFMKFSEVVTEANVVDYFLSAAAVGILCKKNASISGAEVGCQGEVGSACAMAAAGLAEILGATPEQLCNAAEIGLEHNLGLTCDPVGGLVQVPCIERNAIAAVKAINAAQMALRGDGQHFISLDRVIRTMRDTGADMHDKYKETSRGGLAVSAVEC
- the choW gene encoding choline ABC transporter permease subunit — translated: MLIDQKIPLGQYIASFVEWLTQHGASTFDAIAVTLETMIHGVTFALTWFNPFALIGLIALLAHFIQRKWGLTVFVILSFLLILNLGYWQETMETLAQVLFATFVCVIIGVPLGIVAAHKPMFYTLMRPVLDLMQTVPTFVYLIPTLTLFGLGVVPGLISTVVFAIAAPIRLTYLGIRDVPAELMDAGKAFGCSRRQLLSRIELPHAMPSIAAGITQCIMLSLSMVVIAALVGADGLGKPVVNALNTADIALGFEAGLAIVLLAIMLDRICKQPDAKVGGDA
- a CDS encoding BCCT family transporter; amino-acid sequence: MFYTSTALILLLTAILIIAPQEAGRLLGIAQAWLSRSFGWYYMVVIAAYLVFVVGLAFSSYGKLKLGSKDDTPDFSYGAWAGMLFSSGIGISLLYFGASEPLDHYFNPPEGVAASNMAARQAVQLTFLHWGLHGWAIYALVGLAVAYFAYRHNQPLALRSALYPLVGERWVKGAAGHAVDGFGMFVTLLGLVTNLGIGSLQVSSGLENLFGMEHSNTNLLIVIIVMSTVATIAAVSGVENGIRRLSNLNIVLFSGLLIFVLLFGPTLHLLNGFVQNIGDYLNGIVLKTFDLYVYEGSADKTERWMGLWTLFYWAWWISWAPFVGMFIARISRGRTVRELVAGVLLIPLGFTLAWLSIFGNSALDLVMNHGAVELGKTALEQPSMAIYQLLEHYPASKIVIGVSIFVGFVLFLTPADSGAVMMANLSCKGGNVDEDAPHWLRIFWSAVITLVTIGLLFAGNFEAMQTMVVLAGLPFSVVLVFFMFGLHKAMRQDVQIEQEQAELAARGRRGFSERLTQLDLQPNQSIVQRFMDKQVSPALEDAAVQLRAQGLDVQTLLGKSKRCMGLRIEMEEGNPFVYEVSLDGYLAAASETVPAHSADEPRARYYRAEVYLHNGSQDYDLMGFAQDQITRDVLDQFESHRQLLGRVYS